The Cyclopterus lumpus isolate fCycLum1 chromosome 1, fCycLum1.pri, whole genome shotgun sequence sequence cgctggAATCTTGTAAACAAAGCTGGCAttttaaggttgttttttttaattctgagGATAAATATTTAggacttaaagggccagtacgtCACATTTCATCCCTGTGATTGAGAATGTAATATTTGAGTCTCTATTCTTCAATATTGTGCTCatagtttctttttgtttatacAATAGAGTAAAAACTGCaatatagtatttattttccGGGGAGACGGGTGTTCATAGTACTGCAAACATACAGATATTGCAGTACTTTCATTAGTTAAATTAAGCGTAAATCTTAATTTATTATATAAGCAACATTCTAAGTAGCattatgatttttaaaataataacttaATCCCGTTCAGTGTCAAATGagagcaaataaaaacatggaacTCAGATTAAAACGTCTGTACATTCGTTTATTTACAGCTTAAAAATGGAAACTTTTTCAAAATCTAAACTGAAACAAAATGCTGTAATttcataattaaaaacatttctccaatgactctaaaaaaaaaaaaacagagcgtCAACATCAGAGGAAAAACTACGAAAAATAAGATAacgtcttaaaaaaaaatatatacaaattctccgcaaaaaaaaaaaacgagaactatatatatatatatatatatatatatatatatatatatatatatatatatatatatatataaaaaaactaaaaatcatCTTTGTTGAGAAGCGCGTCAGGACGGGAGGCCGGCGGCGAGGATGCTCCCCAGCAGCGTTCGGTCCTTCAGAGCGTTTTCAACGTCTTTCTCCTCGATCTTCAGGAACACCTGCAGGAGCGAAACGGTCGAGATTATGACCTCAACTTTATGAATCACAGGCGACGAAAAGAAAAAGACCCAAACAACGTCGCTGGAAATGTTTACATGAGCGACAAGATTTCAAATTAACTCACTGagaaaagtcatttttcaagcaaaaatgcaaaaaaaaaatacatatttctcaaATACAAAGAATTTTCTTGGGTTTTAAGCACATTTAATCCGTTCATTTAGACCGTTGTCAGGAcccaaaaaaatgaattaatttatttctataaatcatttaataaattaaaaataaaataaataaataaaagcgaTAAGTGAAGCTACAGAGCGACTCAAGCTCACCTTGGCGAGACGAGCCTCTTTGGCCTTCTTCAGAGAGAAGATCCCTCGACTCTCCAGCAGGCTGCAGAGCGACAGACACTCTCCCTGCCCGACGGCGGACACCTGGCGGCGGGCGCACAGGCGGCTGTACACCTCGTGGAGCTgaaaccacaaaaacaaaaatcactcTATTTAACCGGCGCCTTCAGTGACATCTGGTGGACATTTGAAATACTGCAAGCTGAGGAAAAAGAACGGGCCGGTTCTCGTCTATGCATCTGACTCCTCTAACATAAGACATCACTTTATTTATCCTGAGGGAAGTTTGTTGTGCAGCAGCGacttaatctttatttattaatttaatatgtACATATTGGTAAACGTAAACTCACCTTCCCGACGGCGACCTCTTTGCTCTTCCCGCTGCgtgtgagcagcagcaggcagcagacCAGCAGCTTCTGCTGCAGAGGGAAACTCTCTCCGTCGgcagcgccgccgccgcccggAGACGCCATCCGGTCGCCGTAGATCTCCGACAGCACGCGCGCGACCTGCGGAAGGCTGACCCGCGACGCTGCACGGAGGAAGTCGAGGTTAGAGGTCACGCGTCTCCATGGACGACAAACGGAAATCCAGCCGACGCTCGGCAGCTCAGTCGTTTACTCACCTTTCGGTCCGCCGGTTGGATCCGAAGCGTTCTTCCTCTCGTCGGACTCGACCACCTCGACCGCTCTCCTGGAAACAAGAATCAAGCCGTCAAGCTGActgaatgcaaaaataaaataaataaatacacttctTCCAAATTGTTTAAGATTTTCCTAACGATGCACCACATAAATCAGTATTAAATCAAAAAGGCGTGtggtaaaacaaatcaaaaataaaaataagtcgTACCTGCAGATGTCCAGAGCTTTCCTGGCGTCTCCTGACACCGCCGACACTTTTCGGGCACAAAACTGAACCGCGGACGCGTCGAGGATCCCGTCGGCCGACGCCTGAGACGAGCGTAAACAAACCCACTAATTAATACAAACGTttaaaagtcacacacacacacacacacacacacacacacacacacacacacacacacacacacacacacacacacacacacacacacacacacacacacacacacacacacacacacacacacacacacacacacacacacacacacacacacacacacacacacacacacacacacacacacacacacacacacacacacacacacacacacacacacacacacacacacacacacacacacacacacacacacacacacacacacacacacacacacacacacacacacacacacacacacacacacacacacacacacacacacacacacagtttaatcTCAAGCCCACCTGAGAGAGCCGGTCCTGGACGATGGCCGTGAGCTCCTGCCGGCTGTAGGGAGGAAAGTGCAACAGCAGGGGGCGACAGTGAGGGCGAGCCTGCAGACGGGGCAGGATGCGGTCGGTTAGATCCAGAGCGTTGGCGAtgcctgaaaacaaacaaacatcttttaaaaagacGTATTTACACAAGAAACACTGAACGTCTCTACACCGATGATAAAAGATTATAATAAGACCAACTCTCACATATAAATATCATTTAAGagtctcgtgttttttttttaaaggacggGCTGAAATTAATATTGAGAAACAAAATAtgatttatgtaaaaaaaaacaatgtaccaaaaaaagtacaatgtgtctgatataacaaaataatttaaattaatacatttgatttttaattaataaatatatatatattttctttatttctcacATTTAGTCTGACGTTTTGAGAGAAGAAAAATTGTGATTTCACATCTTTTTAGCTTTTTATGcgttttaattagtttttaaccccccccttgttgttgttgttgttgttgttgttgtgtgaagCTCTTACCGACGAGACAGAGGCGAGACTTCGGCAGGTGCGGCCACTCAAAGATGGTGTACAGGACGTCCTGAGCTTTACTGTCCAGCTGGTCCATCTCGTCCAGAACCAGAAGCCTGAGGACGAAACAACGTctgttattaatattttatcaCCAGAAGCTCATCAAGACAGAAATAACTCCAATAATACagaatcaaaacaaaaagcagttCCGATGTCTTAAACCAGCAATTTATTGtgtaattaatttattaattatcaGCTGCTTTGTTACATTTCAGCACCTTTGTtgacaaattaaatacatttattgtaaaTTCGGTTAAACAGGTTGTGTGAAAATGCTTCAGCTGGGAGGCTccgttaaataaaataaatagtaaatataagacacaataaatataataagcGATAACTCACACAGCGGGCCCCGGGGCCGTCAGGAAGCTCTGCAGCCCGCTCGGCCCGCCGGGCGCCTTCAGCGTGTCGGCCAGCAGCGGGAAGACGGCGTGCGAGCTGCGCAGACTCATACAGTTCACCAGCACGGTGTGGACGGGCGCCAGCTGGGCCTGGAGGGTCACGGGAAACCAGTTCAATAAccagttatatagaaaccagttcaataaccccagttatatagaaaccagttcaataaccagttatatagaaaccagttcaataaccagttatatagaaaccagtttaataaccagttatatagaaaccagttcaataaccagttatatagaaaccagttcaataacccgttatatagaaaccagttcaataaccagttatatagaaaccagttatatagaaaccagttcaataaccagttatatagaaaccagttcaataaccagttatatagaaaacagttcaataaccagttatatagaaaccagttcaataaccagttatatagaaaccagttcaataaccagttatatagaaaccagttcaataaccagttatatagaaaccagttcaataacccgttatatagaaaccagttcaataaccagttatatagaaaccagttcaataaccagttatatagaaaccagttcaataGAAAACAGTTCAATAAccagttatatagaaaccagttcaataGAAAACAGTTCAATAAccagttatatagaaaccagttcaataaccagttatatagaaaccagttcaataaccagttatatagaaaccagttcaataGAAAACAGTTCAATAAccagttatatagaaaccagttcaataaccagttatatagaaaccagttcaatagccagttatatagaaaccagttcaataaccagttatatagaaaccagttcaataaccagttatatagaaaccagttcaatagccagttatatagaaaccagttcaataaccccagttatatagaaaccagttcaatagccagttatatagaaaccagttcaataaccagttatatagaaaccagttcaataacccgttatatagaaaccagttcaataaccagttatatagaaaccagttatatagaaaccagttcaataaccagttatatagaaaccagttcaataacCCCAGTTATATAGAAAACAGTTCAATAAccagttatatagaaaccagttcaataaccagttatatagaaaccagttcaataaccagttatatagaaaccagttcaataaccagttatatagaaaccagttcaataaccagttatatagaaaccagttcaataGAAAACAGTTCAATAAccagttatatagaaaccagttcaataGAAAACAGTTCAATAACCAGCtatatagaaaccagttcaataaccagttatatagaaaccagttcaataaccagttatatagaaaccagttcaataaccagttatatagaaaccagttcaataaccagttatatagaaaccagttcaataaccagttatatagaaaccagttcaataaccagttatatagaaaccagtttAATAATAGCAGTTATAACCATTAACAGAACAGTTTttaatcaaagtaaaagtacagttACAAACATAAGTAAGAGCCCTGCATTAAAAATCTTACTTTAAAACTATAGTTTCATCCTAATGcatgtaatttaattaaagtaCCAGAAGATTGACCCCTTTTATaatcatatataatatttacagtaaataatacattttacgAACGGCTGGGAATCTTAATCTATAACCCTTTATAATTTATTAGTcgattattattttgtattaatttgaaTCCGCAAAGTAATAAATGTAGaagtataaataaaatggaaagaaGTAAAGTGCCGAacaattgtttaatttaaatactTAATTCCTTCAGTGTCTTCCTGCAGTGACTCAAAGTCTCCAGCAGGCGTCGCTGCAGCCTTCAACATCTCTGAACTACTtccatgtcttcctcctccagtaAAATaccactacaagtactacaagtactacaagtactcCAAGTACTCCAAGTACTCCAAGTACTCCAAGTACTCCAAGTACCTTcatgtcctgcagcacacagTTGAGGCAGGCCGTCTTGCCGGTTCCCGGAGCTCCGGAGATGTAGAGGCTGCCGGGGAGGCGCCGCAGGGCCTTCTCCTCCAGGAACGAGCGGATGGACGCCCGCTCGGCCTCCCGGGACAGGAGGCGCTCGGGGACGGCGGTGTGGAGCGCCTGCTTCACGCTCAGGAACCTCGACCCTGGAGGACAGCGGAGGGGTTAAGGTACACGGTCAGACCCCCGAGAGCCCGCTGCCGATTGGCCAACAGCTCCCCGcagagcattattattattattatgttctcTGCAATGACACAAAGCGGCTGACTCCTCCCATCGGAGGAGATGGAACCGCCTCCGACTTtttaaggtttaaaaaaaaaacattaaataaaaacacaaaataaacgtTTTAACGGTTATTTACGGCAGATTAAATGCATTCCAATGTAGTGAAGTATGGGGAAAAATGACACtataattaatttgtattatagTAAAATAGTACTATAGTAAAAAAATGACactataattaataataatttttttaaaggcacaaTTAGAAGcttaataaaaaatttaaaaagaggCAAACATTCTGTTTCAAGCtcctaaaaatgtaaatatttgcttatttcttattttgtgacactgaacatatttgggtttttattgtgaaatgtttGTCATCTTCAGAACCAAACGAttaataaagagaaaataacgtctggattattaattattaatagtAAAATAAGAGTGAGCTCTTACTTTCTCCAAAAAGCCGAGCGACCGGCGGCTTCCTCTCCGGGTTTTGGCGTGCCGGGCTCCCAGAAGGCGTTTCCTGGCGCCTCGGGGACGCACCGGCCGCGGGGGAGAGCGGTTTCCGCGGCGACGAGGACGGGACCAGCCGCCGGCGGACCGAGACCGGCGAGTTCTCGTCGTCGAAGGCCGGCTTCCGGGGCGAGGACACCAGAGTCGGCTTGCTTTGCTTCGGAGGAGAACCCAGCGGGGCGTCGCCACGGTTACAGCCGTTTTCATCACCTGGAGagaatttgaaaaaagaaataccgTGAATCAATAACCAAagcttatatttatttattttaaaggtgaTGATGAACAACACAGACGTCAAAACCAGAAAGCGTGTGAACAAATGTCGCTAGTAAAATAAATAGCCCGTTTGCAGGAGGAAAAACACCTACAATTACAAACACTCTTACTTTAGGTAACAAGTGTTTAGTTtacccatttaaaaaaatggcacGAGTGGAGAAAATGTCTCAACAAATACGCGTTACGCCGTGACTTTGGGTTATTCTTTGTATAAGTCGTATCCCGCCACATGGTGACTTCTTAAACCCTCCCGTAGACGTCATTCATCACCCGCTCACCTGTGCGTTTCCGGGGGCTGAGTGGAAGTCGTGGCTGGAGGGCGGCCGGCGGCGGCATCGTGAGCGGAGACGGGCGGGCGGCCGGTAGTTTGGGGGAGAGCGGTCCGAGCTGAGCGGGTCGCGGTTTGGTCGGAGCCGGAGACGCTGCCGGCTGCGGCGTCTTGGGCCGCGAGGAGACTCTGCAGGATTTGCGGCGCGGGAAGTCCAGCGTGGGCTGAGCCCGGCCGTTAGAGCGCGTGCTGGGCATGTTGTGTTGGACCTGAAACATAAAAGggatacataaatacaatataccAACACCTGGAGAAATATGTGTTATCTGTCAGGTACACAGATATGTGAGCAgactattcaattcaaattTTAGAATCATGATTATATACTtcaatgaccacacacacacacacacacacacacacctttaactTGTTTTGAAAGActcaaacaacaaaatatatactATTAGACATAACTCCTTGGTAACTGTTGTCGTGTGGCAGTGGTGAGGAAAGTACTGCGatgattaaaaaaggaaaatactcCTACGCTCAAAAACGTGACTCATTTTAAGTACTTTAGACACTTCTGGGTAGTTTATTATAGATTAATACATCATAGtgtatatgttaatatataaatactccAGTAAAGCACACGTACCTCACACCAGTACTTGTGTGTAACTGTACTACGTGTTGTCCCTCCAAAATGTTTGTAATTGAAAGATTACAATAAAGTTTCGGTAATTTGAATGTAGCTCCTTCGTGCCAAACATCAGATCACGCTTACACACATTAAAATACGGGGATCGATACTATCAAATGTAACTTGTGTGACGTTTGTAAACCACTAAAAGtaaaacttttatttaacattaaaaacaacgcAGAACAAACAATGCGTCGTGTTTGTTAAATGGCGCCAAGCTAGCGGAGAACCACACGGTGACGTTTACGTAACATTTACCCGCATTGACACGATAACAGACCATAATTTCACCCGAAGCACATCATGTGTTTCATGGGAATGTTTCTGAGATAAAATACATACCGTGAAAAGAAGCGATTGTTGTATTTTAGGCGCAGAACTCTCAAACCCGACTCTttgagtagaagaagaagaactctcTTCCGGTTACGACGCGCGCGCACGTTAAACCGTTTCACGGGGTGAATTAAAGCGCTCGCGACAGACTCACCTGTTTCAAACTAGTCGTAAAGAAGTCCTCCGGGCGGAGAGAAGCGTTTTCGGTGCTCTTGAATCGCTCCTCGCGTCTCTGTCCTCGGACTTCTTCCGCTCTTTGAGCTCAAACTTGCGCCAAACTCTCCTCCTGAGATCAGCTGTGCGCGctgcgctctgattggtccgCATACGGTCACGGGGGACGGCTCCTCCGCCGCTGATTGGTTGTAAGGACGGGGGGAGGAAGACACGTCATTCTAGTGTTTTGGCGGAATATATTTTCCCGGGAACTTCGACTGTTGTTTTGTTACTTCCGTCTGAGACTTTTAGGAAACaatgaagacaaaataaaataacatatcaGTGTTTCTGAGAAGTAATTCACTCTCTGTGACTAAACCGGTCCTTTTATTTAAGGTAACATTAAATAAACTTAAGAGCTGACATACATTACTACATCAGTACCAGAAGTATTTAGATTCTTGTAggtctgtatgtatgtctatatatatatatatatattcatattgttgGCAatgctttattgtcattgctcAATACATTTCTGATGGCAGTTTGCTTGATGGGCCAGAGATTTATTAATAAGATAAAGGATTCAATGCTTGAAGTCACCGTTTAAAACAATATGTCATATAGTTATGAAGCCTTCTGAACCAATGTTATTGAGTAATTATGGTAataacacaaagacaaaacagcCATTGAAagatgtttatgtaaaacatgaaaacaaaacaaaaaacagacaataTAGAAattcaatgaaataaaaagtataaatgGTGAAAGAATATATGTTATACAATCTCTCTTAAAGCCGCATGGTCTGTCTGTAGATTTCTACTGAGTGGACCATCCTCCTCGTTCACTAACCCCAAAACATGAAAGAGTCCTAATGTCGGGGCTTATCAGTAGTCCCTGAACGCACCCGTACCTTCAGATCACGTAAAAGGCGAATGGCTCACTCTAGAGCTAATGTCCCTTCTGGGCTCCTGTAGCAAGATGGCGGAAGTAGATATAACGTTAAGGAAAACACTTTGATTCTTAGTTTGAGGTGattacacaaattaaaaacacaattatgcatattatattccattgctGCTAATTAATCCCCCTAAATGTCaaacactgttcctttaacatAATATAGTTTGAGGAAAGACATCCTCCCTGTTGACATGTGTAGAGATCAACAGAGTTACACCCACAGTCCACAAGTAaagatattcatttaaaaattaatCTTAAATTTATCactaaatatgtacatttattacCATAAACGACATTAAGTCtttatatttcaaaatgtaccAGTCTgtcattgtttggtttgtttataTATCTCTAATTCAGTATTGTAGTACTAAAACTTTGTCTGGTGTATAAATACACTGGACGTATGAAGACTACTTTATGTGAATATGTATTGTTGGTAATGAATTATTGTTCAAGGACTTTATGATCATGAAAAAACAATCAgggagtttgattgacaggagagatgatcagaggggaggagttcATACCACCATCATTAAAACCAGGACCTAAGAATGGGAGGAGTTTATCCTTGAAGGAGCAGCCAGTAAAGGAGAAGATGAGAGCTGCAGCTTCTACGTCATAGAAGGAGACCAGACCCTCCTCATAGTCCACAAACACCCCCACCTTCTGAGGACCAGACTTCAGGGAGAGAACAACTGGAGAGTAATCAAGAGCTTGATACTCATTTCTATTTGTTAAACATATAGTCCAGTTACCATTCTGAGGTCTCGGTGTGATTAGTCCCTTCCTGTTGATCGACTCTCTGGTCACTCCTAAAAACCAATTAGTCTTTTCTTTAACTTGAACCTCA is a genomic window containing:
- the cdc6 gene encoding cell division control protein 6 homolog — its product is MPSTRSNGRAQPTLDFPRRKSCRVSSRPKTPQPAASPAPTKPRPAQLGPLSPKLPAARPSPLTMPPPAALQPRLPLSPRKRTGDENGCNRGDAPLGSPPKQSKPTLVSSPRKPAFDDENSPVSVRRRLVPSSSPRKPLSPAAGASPRRQETPSGSPARQNPERKPPVARLFGERSRFLSVKQALHTAVPERLLSREAERASIRSFLEEKALRRLPGSLYISGAPGTGKTACLNCVLQDMKAQLAPVHTVLVNCMSLRSSHAVFPLLADTLKAPGGPSGLQSFLTAPGPAVLLVLDEMDQLDSKAQDVLYTIFEWPHLPKSRLCLVGIANALDLTDRILPRLQARPHCRPLLLHFPPYSRQELTAIVQDRLSQASADGILDASAVQFCARKVSAVSGDARKALDICRRAVEVVESDERKNASDPTGGPKASRVSLPQVARVLSEIYGDRMASPGGGGAADGESFPLQQKLLVCCLLLLTRSGKSKEVAVGKLHEVYSRLCARRQVSAVGQGECLSLCSLLESRGIFSLKKAKEARLAKVFLKIEEKDVENALKDRTLLGSILAAGLPS